A window of Micrococcus endophyticus contains these coding sequences:
- a CDS encoding Pycsar system effector family protein → MSTPPSPPHGEPDETMVSDAWTVLSNVNEWVKHAETKLGVVLAFLGVLAAGLITLAIEVGRPSLVMAILEWIAGGLLLLGMGCASKGLLPQFVHESDETKMNPLYYGDVRRHFAAEPAKYAAHLRSALSGPQVMTDHVAHQIVANSKVAVRKYTWANRAILIGYLSLLTTGALVLGLVLGW, encoded by the coding sequence GTGAGCACCCCGCCCTCTCCACCCCACGGTGAACCCGATGAGACCATGGTCTCCGACGCATGGACAGTTCTCTCGAATGTCAACGAATGGGTGAAGCACGCGGAGACCAAACTCGGCGTCGTGTTGGCCTTCCTCGGTGTACTCGCGGCGGGGCTCATTACCCTGGCCATCGAGGTAGGTCGGCCCTCACTCGTTATGGCGATCTTGGAATGGATCGCTGGAGGGTTGCTGCTTTTGGGCATGGGGTGCGCTTCGAAGGGCCTCCTGCCGCAGTTCGTCCATGAGTCCGACGAGACCAAGATGAACCCTCTCTACTACGGTGACGTACGTCGTCACTTCGCGGCCGAGCCGGCGAAGTATGCCGCGCATTTGAGGTCGGCTCTTTCGGGTCCACAGGTGATGACCGATCACGTGGCACATCAGATCGTGGCGAACTCCAAGGTGGCGGTGCGCAAGTACACGTGGGCTAACCGAGCTATCCTCATCGGCTACCTCTCCTTGTTGACAACGGGGGCGCTTGTGCTCGGGCTCGTCCTGGGCTGGTAG
- a CDS encoding siderophore-interacting protein: MSEGMFVAHTRVVSVEQPCRGFRRIVLAGPDLERASPDLMGLLPPGTADLHALYRGSRPRRDAYVKVLIPPPGGVSADPDLSAGFRAGFLAIPEAERGWMRTYTVRSAGPVRLDGRPVPSLTVDVVLHGDADDPADPHQGPGLRWARAVQAGDAVNVLVPSAKAPAWSAWRQTGARRVLAVGDETAVPALVSVAEELADPFGGFDGVADLVLELPHDGQVADLIAERLAVPEPWDWRQVTELADRGRVRLHVGRRAPGAPSGSWAHARLAALLGVDPDDAGGPVAPPAESADREWTVAALAEDERPEAYVFLAGESAMVRALRRLSVGAGGVPKAHVSFMGYWRQGQAES, from the coding sequence ATGAGCGAGGGCATGTTCGTGGCGCACACGCGCGTGGTGTCCGTGGAGCAGCCGTGCCGCGGCTTCCGGCGGATCGTGCTGGCCGGGCCGGATCTGGAGCGGGCCAGCCCGGACCTCATGGGGCTGCTGCCGCCCGGCACGGCGGACCTGCACGCCCTGTACCGGGGCTCGCGGCCGCGCCGGGATGCGTACGTGAAGGTGCTGATCCCGCCGCCGGGCGGGGTCTCCGCCGACCCGGACCTGTCCGCGGGGTTCCGCGCCGGCTTCCTGGCGATCCCCGAGGCCGAGCGCGGCTGGATGCGCACCTATACGGTGCGGTCGGCGGGGCCGGTGCGGCTGGACGGCCGGCCGGTGCCGTCCCTGACCGTGGACGTGGTGCTGCACGGCGACGCCGACGATCCCGCGGACCCGCACCAGGGGCCGGGCCTGCGCTGGGCGCGCGCCGTGCAGGCCGGGGACGCCGTGAACGTCCTCGTGCCGAGCGCCAAGGCCCCGGCGTGGTCCGCCTGGCGGCAGACCGGCGCGCGGCGGGTGCTCGCCGTGGGCGACGAGACCGCCGTGCCCGCGCTCGTCTCCGTGGCCGAGGAGCTGGCCGACCCGTTCGGCGGGTTCGACGGCGTCGCGGACCTCGTGCTCGAGCTGCCCCACGACGGGCAGGTCGCCGACCTGATCGCCGAGCGCCTCGCCGTCCCCGAGCCGTGGGACTGGCGGCAGGTCACCGAGCTGGCGGACCGGGGCCGCGTCCGCCTGCACGTGGGCCGCCGGGCGCCGGGGGCGCCGTCGGGATCCTGGGCGCACGCCCGCCTCGCCGCACTGCTGGGCGTGGACCCCGACGACGCCGGCGGGCCCGTCGCCCCGCCCGCCGAATCCGCGGACCGCGAGTGGACCGTGGCCGCCCTCGCCGAGGACGAACGGCCCGAGGCCTACGTGTTCCTCGCCGGGGAGTCCGCGATGGTGCGCGCCCTGCGGCGGCTGAGCGTGGGCGCCGGCGGCGTCCCCAAGGCGCACGTCTCCTTCATGGGGTACTGGCGTCAGGGGCAGGCGGAGAGCTGA
- a CDS encoding ABC transporter ATP-binding protein codes for MTPPHPAAAPAERPGADPATGPAPDPALRLRGVRLGYGRPDTPDTVGPVDLDVPAGRVTALIGANGCGKSTLLRGLTRQLPLRGGSAEVLGRDLGAYSAREYARTVALLPQHPVAPEGMTVAQLVQRGRHPHRGLFGAAGADDDAAVARALRHTDLEELADREVAELSGGQRQRAWLALVLAQRTPVLLLDEPTSYLDLAHQVEVLDLVRGLTRPDGDEEPVTVVAVLHELSLAARVADRLVALRDGRVAAAGTPAEVLTPAVLAEVFDLDADVRPDPLLGHPVVLPRGAADRGASHPSPTTQETR; via the coding sequence ATGACTCCCCCGCATCCCGCCGCGGCGCCCGCAGAGCGCCCCGGGGCGGACCCGGCCACGGGCCCCGCCCCGGATCCGGCCCTGCGCCTGCGCGGCGTCCGGCTCGGCTACGGCCGCCCGGACACCCCGGACACGGTGGGGCCCGTGGACCTCGACGTGCCCGCCGGCCGCGTGACCGCGCTGATCGGGGCGAACGGCTGCGGCAAGTCGACCCTGCTGCGCGGCCTCACCCGGCAGCTGCCCCTGCGCGGCGGGTCCGCCGAGGTGCTCGGCCGGGACCTGGGCGCCTACTCCGCGCGGGAGTACGCCCGCACGGTGGCCCTGCTCCCCCAGCACCCCGTGGCCCCCGAGGGCATGACCGTGGCCCAGCTCGTCCAGCGGGGCCGGCACCCGCACCGCGGGCTGTTCGGCGCGGCCGGGGCCGACGACGACGCGGCGGTCGCCCGGGCGCTGCGGCACACGGACCTCGAGGAGCTCGCCGACCGCGAGGTGGCCGAGCTCTCCGGCGGCCAGCGCCAGCGCGCGTGGCTGGCGCTCGTGCTCGCGCAGCGCACCCCCGTGCTGCTGCTGGACGAGCCCACCAGCTACCTGGACCTGGCCCACCAGGTGGAGGTGTTGGACCTGGTGCGCGGGCTCACCCGCCCGGACGGGGACGAGGAGCCCGTGACGGTGGTGGCCGTGCTCCACGAGCTGAGCCTCGCCGCGCGGGTGGCGGACCGGCTCGTCGCGCTGCGGGACGGGCGGGTGGCGGCCGCCGGCACGCCCGCCGAGGTGCTGACCCCCGCCGTGCTCGCCGAGGTGTTCGACCTCGACGCGGACGTTCGGCCGGACCCGCTGCTCGGGCACCCCGTGGTGCTCCCGCGGGGCGCGGCGGACCGCGGCGCCTCCCACCCCTCCCCGACGACCCAGGAGACCCGATGA
- a CDS encoding iron chelate uptake ABC transporter family permease subunit: MSGRGSATFEHAVARVRAARRRDARRVGTALAVLTAAVLALVLLRLTWGAYMVAVPDLVRILTGTTIPGASFIVTEEKLPRAAAAVLAGAALGAAGALYRRGLGNPLASPDVLGVTSGAAAGAVLWQAAATGTGGTTDAARAAAALAGGLIAALAVLLAARGTGGERFVVAGIAVAAGAQAVVAGTMVTLAEHDLQAAALWVSGSLTGVTWGRIGLLAAAVALALPLAAWLHGRLEPADTGEDLAHALGARPRRTRPAALLLGAVLAAAATAAVGPLAFVALLATPLARGLAGGRPSLAAAALAGAVLVLAADLLAAEAVALLADGTRLPTGVLTGAAGAPLMMTLLIRAGRRGERTA; the protein is encoded by the coding sequence ATGAGCGGCCGCGGGAGCGCGACCTTCGAGCACGCCGTGGCGCGCGTGCGCGCTGCCCGGCGCCGCGACGCCCGACGCGTCGGCACCGCCCTGGCCGTCCTCACGGCGGCGGTGCTGGCCCTCGTGCTGCTGCGCCTCACGTGGGGCGCGTACATGGTGGCCGTCCCGGACCTCGTGCGGATCCTGACCGGGACCACGATCCCGGGCGCCTCTTTCATCGTGACGGAGGAGAAGCTGCCCCGCGCCGCGGCGGCCGTGCTGGCCGGGGCGGCGCTGGGGGCGGCCGGGGCCCTCTACCGGCGGGGCCTGGGCAATCCGCTGGCCTCCCCGGACGTCCTCGGCGTGACCTCCGGGGCGGCCGCCGGCGCGGTGCTCTGGCAGGCCGCCGCCACCGGCACGGGCGGCACCACGGACGCGGCGCGCGCGGCCGCCGCCCTGGCCGGCGGCCTGATCGCGGCCCTCGCCGTGCTCCTGGCCGCGCGGGGCACGGGCGGGGAGCGGTTCGTGGTGGCGGGCATCGCCGTCGCCGCGGGCGCCCAGGCCGTGGTGGCGGGGACCATGGTGACCCTCGCCGAGCACGACCTCCAGGCCGCCGCCCTCTGGGTGTCCGGCTCGCTGACGGGCGTCACGTGGGGGCGGATCGGACTGCTGGCCGCCGCCGTGGCCCTCGCCCTGCCGCTCGCTGCCTGGCTGCACGGGCGGCTCGAGCCCGCGGACACGGGCGAGGACCTCGCCCACGCCCTTGGCGCGCGGCCGCGGCGCACGCGCCCCGCCGCCCTGCTGCTGGGCGCGGTGCTCGCGGCGGCCGCCACGGCCGCCGTCGGGCCGCTGGCCTTCGTGGCGCTGCTGGCCACCCCGCTGGCCCGCGGCCTGGCCGGAGGACGGCCCTCCCTGGCGGCGGCGGCCCTGGCCGGCGCGGTGCTCGTGCTCGCGGCGGACCTGCTCGCGGCGGAGGCCGTGGCCCTGCTCGCCGACGGCACCCGCCTGCCCACGGGCGTGCTCACCGGGGCCGCCGGCGCCCCGCTCATGATGACCCTGCTGATCCGCGCCGGCCGGCGCGGCGAGAGGACGGCCTGA
- a CDS encoding iron ABC transporter permease: MPRALLLIAPAVLAVLAALASLALGARPVPVDAAVRALTEAALHGPAAVTGMDGAAVLSRVPRTLAAILVGAGLAVAGAALQGATRNPLGDPGLLGLTAGAVLAFALGIALGVAGSLPAVMALAILGTLAAAALVTAVAAGAARVSGLPGPPSPLSLVLAGAATTAGATAVTSALVVLHPAVRDRLRLWTVGSVARADLGDALWLAPVVLAAVAAVVVLGPGMDALALGTDLAHGLGARPERVRALLLAAAVVLTAAAVALAGTVGFLGLVIPHAVRRLRPPDARTLVLACALWGAVLVLVADTLGRLVIAPAEVHLGVTTAVLGVPVLLALLRRRGVAA, from the coding sequence GTGCCCCGCGCCCTGCTCCTGATCGCGCCGGCCGTCCTGGCCGTGCTCGCCGCCCTGGCCTCGCTGGCCCTGGGCGCCCGGCCCGTCCCGGTGGACGCGGCCGTGCGCGCCCTCACCGAGGCCGCCCTCCACGGGCCCGCCGCCGTGACCGGCATGGACGGGGCGGCGGTGCTCTCGCGGGTGCCGCGCACCCTCGCGGCGATCCTCGTGGGGGCCGGGCTGGCCGTGGCCGGCGCGGCGCTGCAGGGCGCCACCCGCAACCCCCTCGGCGACCCGGGGCTGCTCGGCCTCACGGCGGGCGCCGTGCTGGCGTTCGCACTGGGGATCGCCCTCGGGGTGGCCGGCTCGCTGCCGGCCGTCATGGCCCTCGCGATCCTCGGCACCCTCGCCGCGGCGGCGCTCGTCACCGCGGTGGCGGCGGGGGCCGCGCGCGTGAGCGGCCTGCCCGGTCCGCCGTCGCCGCTCTCGCTCGTGCTGGCCGGGGCTGCCACCACCGCCGGGGCGACGGCGGTCACCTCCGCCCTCGTGGTCCTGCACCCGGCCGTGCGGGACCGCCTGCGGCTGTGGACCGTGGGCTCCGTGGCCCGGGCGGACCTCGGCGACGCCCTGTGGCTGGCCCCGGTGGTGCTGGCCGCGGTGGCCGCCGTCGTGGTGCTCGGCCCCGGCATGGACGCCCTCGCCCTGGGCACGGACCTGGCCCACGGCCTGGGGGCCCGGCCCGAGCGCGTGCGGGCGCTGCTGCTGGCCGCCGCGGTCGTGCTCACCGCCGCGGCCGTGGCGCTGGCCGGCACCGTGGGCTTCCTCGGGCTCGTGATCCCGCACGCGGTGCGTCGGCTGCGCCCGCCGGACGCGCGCACCCTCGTGCTCGCCTGCGCCCTGTGGGGCGCGGTCCTGGTCCTCGTGGCGGACACGCTCGGCCGCCTGGTGATCGCGCCGGCCGAGGTCCACCTCGGCGTCACGACGGCGGTGCTCGGCGTCCCCGTGCTCCTCGCCCTCCTGCGCCGCCGGGGGGTGGCGGCATGA
- a CDS encoding ubiquinone/menaquinone biosynthesis methyltransferase, protein MSETPTPSPRRDGAARGADHHARVSTMFDAVAERYDLMNTVMTWGQEPRLVRHAVARANVPAHGRVLDLATGTGDLAFEVLRQHPDATVVGADISAEMMEVGRKREGGDRVEWVVADAQDLPFEDASFDSVTHGYLLRNVADIPAALAEQFRVLRPGGWMAALETSPPPANFIRPFSTFYMHQVMPRLARVITDKPEAYEYLSSSTKAFHAPEEIADMLADAGFVNIGHETHMFGTLATHWAMKPVA, encoded by the coding sequence GTGAGCGAGACCCCCACCCCCTCCCCGCGCCGTGACGGCGCCGCCCGCGGCGCGGACCACCACGCCCGCGTGTCCACGATGTTCGACGCCGTCGCCGAGCGCTACGACCTCATGAACACGGTGATGACCTGGGGCCAGGAGCCGCGCCTCGTGCGGCACGCCGTGGCCCGCGCCAACGTCCCCGCGCACGGCCGCGTCCTGGACCTGGCCACCGGCACCGGCGACCTCGCCTTCGAGGTCCTGAGGCAGCACCCGGACGCCACCGTCGTCGGCGCCGACATCTCCGCCGAGATGATGGAGGTCGGCCGGAAGCGCGAGGGCGGGGACCGCGTCGAGTGGGTCGTGGCCGACGCCCAGGACCTGCCGTTCGAGGACGCGTCCTTCGACTCGGTCACCCACGGCTACCTGCTGCGCAACGTGGCGGACATCCCCGCCGCGCTCGCGGAGCAGTTCCGCGTGCTGCGCCCCGGCGGCTGGATGGCCGCCCTGGAGACCTCCCCGCCGCCGGCGAACTTCATCCGGCCCTTCTCCACCTTCTACATGCACCAGGTCATGCCGCGGCTCGCCCGCGTCATCACCGACAAGCCCGAGGCCTATGAGTACCTCTCCTCCTCCACCAAGGCGTTCCACGCCCCCGAGGAGATCGCGGACATGCTCGCCGACGCCGGCTTCGTGAACATCGGCCACGAGACCCACATGTTCGGCACGCTGGCCACGCACTGGGCCATGAAGCCGGTCGCCTGA
- a CDS encoding response regulator transcription factor — protein MAELKKVLPELSHPDGSPVRVLVVDDEPMIADLLSMGLSLCGWDVVVAHDGASAVEQGTARRPDLAILDVMLPDMDGLEVLERLRAHWPEVPAMFLTAKDATEDRVAGLASGGDDYVTKPFSMEEVLIRAHRLVQRSGVVSGGSEVLVVGDLVMNTRTHEVTRGGQVIDLTATQYNLLKFLMANVRTVLSKERILQEVWGYDFGGRANIVELYISYLRKKIDADRDPMIHTIRGAGYVIRPA, from the coding sequence ATGGCGGAGCTGAAGAAGGTCCTGCCCGAGCTGTCCCATCCGGACGGCTCGCCGGTGCGCGTGCTCGTGGTGGACGACGAGCCGATGATCGCGGACCTGCTGTCCATGGGCCTGTCCCTGTGCGGCTGGGACGTGGTGGTGGCGCACGACGGCGCCTCCGCCGTCGAGCAGGGCACCGCCCGCCGCCCCGACCTCGCGATCCTGGACGTCATGCTCCCGGACATGGACGGCCTCGAGGTCCTGGAGCGCCTGCGCGCCCACTGGCCGGAGGTGCCGGCGATGTTCCTCACCGCGAAGGACGCCACCGAGGACCGCGTGGCCGGCCTCGCCTCCGGCGGCGACGACTACGTCACCAAGCCCTTCTCCATGGAGGAGGTGCTGATCCGCGCCCACCGCCTCGTCCAGCGCTCCGGCGTGGTCAGCGGCGGCTCCGAGGTGCTCGTGGTCGGCGACCTGGTGATGAACACCCGCACCCACGAGGTCACTCGCGGCGGCCAGGTCATCGACCTCACCGCCACCCAGTACAACCTCCTGAAGTTCCTCATGGCCAACGTCCGCACGGTGCTGTCCAAGGAGCGCATCCTGCAGGAGGTCTGGGGCTACGACTTCGGCGGACGGGCCAACATCGTGGAGCTCTACATCTCCTACCTGCGCAAGAAGATCGACGCGGACCGGGATCCCATGATCCACACCATCCGCGGCGCCGGGTATGTCATCCGCCCCGCCTGA
- a CDS encoding sensor histidine kinase, protein MSSAPPDPADASSGRGGPRPRRQSSLARRTGAGVVVILLITLTAFALFAGHTTRALTAESASRNTTAAWSRAAEQLASLEAGTAFDAGATAGEPHVPGTLGQREGTVVALVSPADLEDHQAGTLRGHRVGRAGESVPLDARQSHEIIHAIRGEPIGAPVDAEVSGEGYRFKALPMTSPGPWVGADQLLVVGVPTGALTEISRRGLLMVVLGLSLTVVVTALAVFLWLRRGLAPLGEVAAMAERVAGMDLAHTGIDRRQTRMPKRLLQGPDEVVMVAEAMDRFTGAVEDALEERRRQEQQLRSFIADASHELRTPLASVRGYAEMIAMTEDLSETGRRSLDRVLHQAGRMSALVDDMLLLERLESVSRGRAVGLAPSGEVPAADPVDLPEVLLEAVVDARAAWPDHQWVLDLPETLGEEGQGCVTGDPAQLARLVGNLLSNGAKHTPAGTTVTASLRIGRPLPHQVVVSVHDDGGGIPAEQRERLFERFERGASAGGPGREPSTGLGLAIVRSIARSHGGEASVVSEAGWTRFDVVLPCARWTARAQAEAAGRGGPEAPEGTGAPRE, encoded by the coding sequence ATGTCATCCGCCCCGCCTGACCCGGCGGACGCCTCCTCCGGCCGGGGCGGCCCCCGGCCCCGCCGGCAGTCCTCCCTGGCCCGGCGCACCGGCGCCGGCGTCGTGGTGATCCTCCTGATCACGCTCACCGCCTTCGCGCTGTTTGCCGGCCACACCACCCGGGCGCTCACCGCCGAGTCCGCCTCGCGGAACACGACGGCGGCCTGGAGCCGTGCTGCGGAGCAGCTCGCCTCCCTGGAGGCGGGCACCGCCTTCGACGCCGGCGCCACCGCCGGCGAGCCCCACGTGCCGGGCACGCTCGGCCAGCGCGAGGGGACGGTGGTGGCCCTCGTCTCGCCGGCGGACCTGGAGGATCACCAGGCCGGCACGCTCCGTGGCCACCGGGTCGGCAGGGCCGGCGAATCCGTGCCCCTGGACGCGCGGCAGTCCCACGAGATCATCCACGCGATCCGGGGCGAGCCGATCGGGGCGCCCGTGGACGCGGAGGTGTCCGGCGAGGGCTACCGGTTCAAGGCCCTGCCCATGACGTCGCCGGGGCCCTGGGTGGGGGCGGACCAGCTCCTCGTGGTGGGCGTGCCCACGGGCGCGCTGACGGAGATCTCCCGCCGCGGCCTGCTGATGGTGGTCCTCGGGCTGTCCCTCACCGTCGTCGTCACCGCGCTGGCCGTCTTCCTGTGGCTGCGCCGCGGGCTCGCCCCCCTGGGCGAGGTGGCGGCCATGGCCGAGCGGGTGGCGGGGATGGACCTCGCCCACACCGGCATCGACCGCCGGCAGACGCGCATGCCGAAGCGGCTCCTGCAGGGCCCGGACGAGGTGGTCATGGTGGCCGAGGCGATGGACCGGTTCACGGGCGCCGTGGAGGACGCGCTGGAGGAGCGGCGTCGCCAGGAGCAGCAGCTGCGGTCGTTCATCGCGGACGCCTCCCACGAGCTGCGGACCCCGCTGGCCTCGGTGCGCGGCTACGCCGAGATGATCGCCATGACGGAGGACCTCTCGGAGACGGGGCGGCGCTCCCTGGACCGGGTGCTGCACCAGGCCGGCCGGATGTCCGCGCTCGTGGACGACATGCTCCTCCTCGAGCGCCTCGAGTCGGTCTCCCGCGGCCGCGCCGTGGGCCTGGCGCCCTCCGGGGAGGTCCCGGCCGCGGACCCGGTGGACCTGCCCGAGGTGCTGCTCGAGGCCGTGGTGGACGCGCGCGCGGCCTGGCCGGACCACCAGTGGGTGCTGGACCTGCCGGAGACACTCGGCGAGGAGGGCCAGGGGTGCGTCACCGGCGACCCGGCTCAGCTCGCCCGGCTGGTGGGCAACCTGCTCTCCAACGGGGCCAAGCACACGCCCGCGGGCACCACGGTCACCGCCTCCCTGCGGATCGGCCGCCCGCTCCCGCACCAGGTGGTGGTCAGCGTCCACGACGACGGCGGCGGCATCCCCGCCGAGCAGCGTGAGCGGCTCTTCGAGCGGTTCGAGCGTGGGGCGAGCGCGGGCGGCCCGGGGCGGGAGCCGTCCACGGGCCTGGGCCTGGCGATCGTCCGCTCGATCGCCCGCAGCCACGGTGGCGAGGCCTCGGTGGTGTCCGAGGCCGGGTGGACGCGCTTCGACGTCGTGTTGCCGTGCGCCCGCTGGACCGCGCGGGCCCAGGCCGAGGCCGCGGGGCGCGGCGGGCCCGAGGCCCCCGAGGGGACCGGCGCCCCCCGGGAATAG
- a CDS encoding Atu2307/SP_0267 family LLM class monooxygenase: MNKDAQPSTELLSSIPEGHVEFGLHTFGDVTLDAEGRRLSHPEVLRDVVAEGVLADQAGVDVIGIGEHHRPDYAVSNPEMVLAAIGARTERIKLISAVTVLSSDDPVRVYQAFATLDGVTGGRAEVSLGRGSFIESFPLFGHDLKDYERLYEEKLDLFMKLRTEEPVSWTGTVRAPLERQSVFPTTAHEHGLPAWVAVGGSPQSVVRAASHGAGLELAIIGGAPRRFAPYADLFRREVAERGLEPRRVAVHVHGFVADTDEEAMELYYPHWEAAFTKLARERGGPLPTPEQFRQEAVHGAQHIGSPETVARRVADTVRAIGASRFGLKYSNATLPHGPMMRSIELYGSRVIPLVRDMLSEG; encoded by the coding sequence ATGAACAAAGATGCCCAGCCCAGCACCGAGCTGCTCTCCTCCATCCCCGAGGGCCACGTGGAGTTCGGCCTCCACACCTTCGGCGACGTCACCCTGGACGCCGAGGGCCGCCGCCTGAGCCACCCCGAGGTGCTGCGCGACGTCGTCGCCGAGGGCGTCCTCGCGGACCAGGCGGGCGTGGACGTGATCGGCATCGGTGAGCACCACCGGCCGGACTACGCCGTGTCCAACCCGGAGATGGTCCTCGCCGCGATCGGCGCCCGGACCGAGCGGATCAAGCTCATCTCCGCCGTCACCGTGCTCTCCTCGGACGACCCGGTGCGCGTCTACCAGGCCTTCGCCACCCTCGACGGCGTCACGGGCGGCCGCGCCGAGGTCTCGCTGGGCCGCGGCTCGTTCATCGAGTCCTTCCCCCTGTTCGGCCACGACCTCAAGGACTACGAGCGCCTCTACGAGGAGAAGCTCGACCTGTTCATGAAGCTGCGCACCGAGGAGCCCGTCTCCTGGACCGGCACCGTCCGCGCGCCGCTGGAGCGCCAGTCCGTGTTCCCGACGACGGCCCACGAGCACGGCCTGCCCGCCTGGGTGGCCGTGGGCGGCTCCCCGCAGTCCGTGGTCCGCGCCGCCTCGCACGGCGCCGGGCTCGAGCTCGCCATCATCGGCGGCGCCCCGCGCCGCTTCGCCCCCTACGCCGACCTGTTCCGCCGCGAGGTCGCCGAGCGCGGGCTCGAGCCCCGCCGCGTGGCCGTCCACGTGCACGGCTTCGTGGCGGACACGGACGAGGAGGCCATGGAGCTCTACTACCCGCACTGGGAGGCAGCGTTCACCAAGCTCGCGCGCGAGCGCGGCGGCCCCCTGCCCACCCCGGAGCAGTTCCGCCAGGAGGCCGTGCACGGCGCCCAGCACATCGGCTCCCCGGAGACCGTGGCGCGGCGCGTGGCGGACACCGTGCGGGCGATCGGCGCCAGCCGCTTCGGCCTGAAGTACAGCAACGCCACGCTGCCGCACGGGCCCATGATGCGCAGCATCGAGCTCTACGGCTCCCGCGTGATCCCGCTGGTGCGGGACATGCTCTCCGAGGGCTGA
- a CDS encoding ArgP/LysG family DNA-binding transcriptional regulator — MNSDHLRALVSAVDHGTFDAAADALRISGSAFSQRVKALERQVGQVLLARTVPVRPTPAGERMLRLARQTLALEEEALASLGRGDGGRVPVRVAINADSLDTWWDPVLREAATWDDVVLQLRTEDQEHTAALLRDGTVVAAVTDDPTPVSGCTSTPLGTMRYHAVCASFLLEMHRDERGRLDLAALPRVDYGLRDGLQRTVLRRAARGRAAFDPPHHLVPSVQSYLRAVELGLGWGMLPSAQLPPGVLEGRHPDLEPVPSLGTVDLTLHWQRWSAGTAALDRLTDAVLRAAPSVADAAD; from the coding sequence GTGAACTCGGACCACCTGCGCGCCCTCGTCTCCGCCGTGGACCACGGCACCTTCGACGCCGCGGCGGACGCCCTGCGGATCTCCGGCTCGGCCTTCTCCCAGCGCGTCAAGGCCCTCGAGCGGCAGGTGGGCCAGGTGCTCCTGGCCCGCACCGTGCCCGTGCGCCCGACCCCCGCCGGGGAGCGCATGCTCCGCCTGGCCCGGCAGACCCTCGCCCTCGAGGAGGAGGCCCTCGCCTCGCTCGGCCGGGGCGACGGCGGCCGCGTCCCGGTGCGCGTGGCGATCAACGCCGACTCCCTGGACACGTGGTGGGACCCGGTGCTGCGCGAGGCGGCGACGTGGGACGACGTCGTCCTGCAGCTGCGCACCGAGGACCAGGAGCACACCGCGGCCCTGCTGCGGGACGGCACCGTGGTCGCCGCCGTCACGGACGACCCGACGCCCGTGTCCGGCTGCACCTCCACCCCGCTGGGCACGATGCGCTACCACGCGGTGTGCGCGTCCTTCCTGCTGGAGATGCACCGGGACGAGCGCGGCCGGCTCGACCTCGCCGCCCTGCCCCGGGTGGACTACGGCCTCCGCGACGGCCTGCAGCGCACGGTGCTGCGCCGCGCCGCCCGGGGCCGCGCCGCCTTCGACCCGCCGCACCACCTCGTGCCCTCGGTGCAGTCCTACCTGCGCGCCGTCGAGCTGGGGCTGGGCTGGGGCATGCTGCCCTCGGCCCAGCTCCCGCCCGGCGTCCTCGAGGGCCGGCACCCGGACCTCGAGCCGGTGCCCTCGCTCGGGACCGTGGACCTGACCCTGCACTGGCAGCGCTGGTCCGCGGGGACGGCCGCGCTGGACCGGCTCACGGACGCGGTGCTGCGCGCCGCGCCGTCGGTGGCCGACGCCGCCGACTGA
- a CDS encoding LysE family transporter, producing the protein MTIFATGFLTYLALIVAIGAQTLFLLRQIVRRDRVWTVLIVCFVGDVALLALGAAGIGMVAERWPWLVTALTVAGVVYLAWFAAGALRSAVRGQRTLAAAAEAEGPAVGLTDGEIAALTGELPLIDPATGRLSADFTGRTAEGRAVPVGAGVGTGHGHDPLGDESRTVGGIPVGNPRLCGTRPGERGADGRSGGVAVKQRVQPRRVVLSAPQTPLPRIVLLALSVSFFNPHAILDTVVMMGTFAQTYGPGKWVYVGGAVAASLVWFTVLGWGGTRLAPYMNTPRTWRIVDAAVGVLMLVIAAKVGLTLL; encoded by the coding sequence GTGACCATCTTCGCCACCGGCTTCCTGACCTACCTCGCCCTCATCGTCGCGATCGGCGCCCAGACGCTGTTCCTGCTGCGCCAGATCGTCCGCCGCGACCGCGTGTGGACGGTCCTGATCGTGTGCTTCGTGGGCGACGTGGCCCTGCTCGCCCTCGGCGCCGCGGGGATCGGCATGGTGGCCGAACGGTGGCCGTGGCTCGTCACCGCCCTCACCGTGGCCGGCGTGGTCTACCTCGCGTGGTTCGCCGCGGGCGCGCTGCGCTCGGCCGTGCGCGGGCAGCGCACGCTCGCCGCGGCCGCCGAGGCCGAGGGCCCCGCGGTCGGCCTCACCGACGGCGAGATCGCCGCGCTCACCGGCGAGCTGCCCCTGATCGACCCGGCCACCGGCCGCCTCTCCGCCGACTTCACCGGGCGCACCGCCGAGGGCCGCGCAGTGCCGGTGGGGGCCGGCGTCGGGACGGGGCATGGCCATGACCCCCTCGGAGACGAGTCCCGCACAGTCGGGGGTATACCCGTGGGTAACCCCCGACTGTGCGGGACTCGTCCGGGGGAGCGGGGTGCTGACGGCAGGTCCGGCGGCGTGGCCGTGAAGCAGCGGGTGCAGCCGCGCCGCGTGGTGCTGAGCGCCCCGCAGACGCCGCTGCCGCGGATCGTGCTGCTCGCCCTGTCCGTCTCCTTCTTCAACCCCCACGCGATCCTGGACACCGTGGTGATGATGGGCACCTTCGCCCAGACCTACGGCCCCGGGAAGTGGGTGTACGTGGGCGGCGCCGTGGCGGCCTCGCTCGTGTGGTTCACCGTGCTCGGCTGGGGCGGCACCCGGCTCGCGCCGTACATGAACACGCCGCGCACCTGGCGGATCGTGGACGCCGCCGTGGGCGTGCTCATGCTGGTGATCGCCGCCAAGGTTGGACTCACGCTCCTCTGA